A genomic region of Aspergillus oryzae RIB40 DNA, chromosome 1 contains the following coding sequences:
- a CDS encoding uncharacterized protein (predicted protein), with protein sequence MDRGCERLWTLERLDPWYDRDYQTLEGIHYVPLSSSESKKGIARMETPQLFESLIRVGSSGSSRQYLELSKVYFTCCSVYYITGSGIEVVMAIPPGLQSWRCYHAATRLDFTLSNPLCILFEPFKRGD encoded by the exons ATGGACAGAGGGTGTGAACGCCTCTGGACCCTGGAAAGGCTAGATCCATGGTACGATCGTGACTATCAG ACGCTTGAAGGAATTCATTACGTCCCTCTTTCCAGCAGTGAAAGTAAAAAAGGTATCGCGCGTATGGAGACTCCACAGCTGTTCGAGTCGCTGATTCGTGTCGGTTCGTCCGGATCGAGTCGTCAGTACCTGGAACTAAGTAAAGTCTACTTCACCTGTTGCTCTGTATATTATATCACTG GTTCTGGTATTGAGGTGGTAATGGCAATACCACCAGGGCTCCAAAGTTGGCGCTGCTACCACGCTGCTACAAGACTGGACTTTACCCTTTCAAATCCACTCTGCATTCTCTTTGAACCATTCAAACGGGGCGATTGA
- a CDS encoding C2H2-type zinc finger protein (predicted protein), with the protein MSSFLPVNNISSPQDRVMEEATPPTTPRPHLTNVPEAQDAAKMVDMEKDGSTPRNVNNSDHSSQPAGSQGSGLSVSEEASHGDSEGDRDGSDHDSDHKGDAPPSKKKKGQRFYCTDYPPCNLSFTRSEHLARHIRKHTGERPFQCHCSRRFSRLDNLRQHAQTVHVNEEIPGDSLAATGTRFQRQIRTDRVRPQGRARAGTGGSQGTHSRGHSRNLSTSSITSTASTFSQPPELRRRPPPLIMANDGRARLALDTMGDPPSTPPGQIRGVPGPAVAGSPYAPSHIFAGGNGSPHVASPMSAASHASGFWDGKTAARRLSVPSGANPFASQPVNAYPPGYANAGSTAAYHPQGGVYASPVSSSYSISRDETSHNAADADLRRRTWHPSTYSTVSRPATSGYGNYQPTETLPHSYGANTQDEQPPRLPGIESFDKVVSRPLTPPVRRPSPMHLDNGNKPPPNYTFGGGFNYNKPSVRPPPPISGPGHRRGHVSWDMSLHTNLTGLHIRDKPLHKDASHWSQQTIAELHNVGSRPSSSYHPQQQYQDYRGHHSRGPSYSSTIHATRTSPEDSSSSEGVHTPSTASLEYHPAIVHNNGYIEPHHTPFSSDTSQTASQSDGYHSKPKPGTDFFNNNHPSSRESGMGRLEALVAVATSENKGSAKLFA; encoded by the exons ATGTCATCATTCTTACCTGTGAATAATATTTCGTCGCCGCAAGACCGTgtgatggaggaggcgaCGCCACCCACCACACCTCGACCCCATCTAACTAACGTACCGGAGGCGCAAGACGCCGCGAAaatggtggatatggaaaagGACGGCAGTACGCCCCGAAATGTAAACAACTCTGACCATTCTTCTCAACCCGCAGGCTCGCAAGGGAGCGGGCTGTCAGTATCCGAGGAGGCATCGCACGGAGACTCGGAGGGTGATCGTGATGGTTCAGACCACGACTCGGACCACAAAGGCGATGCTCCCccgtcaaagaagaaaaaaggacaacGGTTCTACTGCACAGATTACCCGCCTTGTAATCTAAGCTTTACCCGAAGCGAGCATCTCGCCAGACATATTCGGAAACATACTGGGGAACGTCCATTCCAATGCCATTGCTCGCGACGATTTTCCAGGCTCGATAACCTGCGGCAGCATGCTCAAACGGTACATGTGAACGAGGAGATTCCGGGCGACTCGCTCGCAGCCACTGGAACCCGGTTTCAGCGTCAGATTCGAACCGATCGAGTGCGGCCTCAGGGTCGAGCCAGGGCTGGTACTGGCGGCAGTCAGGGAACTCATAGCAGAGGCCATAGCCGAAATTTGTCCACATCGAGTATCACGTCGACCGCGTCGACATTTAGCCAACCTCCAGAGCTTCGTCGCCGACCTCCGCCGTTGATTATGGCGAATGACGGTCGAGCTCGTCTCGCTTTAGATACAATGGGCGATCCCCCTAGTACACCACCAGGTCAAATCCGTGGGGTACCGGGCCCAGCTGTGGCTGGCTCACCCTACGCACCCTCTCATATCTTTGCTGGAGGCAACGGCAGTCCTCATGTCGCCTCGCCGATGTCTGCAGCATCTCATGCCTCTGGCTTCTGGGATGGTAAAACCGCTGCGCGTCGCTTGTCCGTTCCATCGGGCGCTAATCCGTTCGCATCGCAACCGGTCAATGCCTACCCCCCTGGTTACGCAAACGCAGGCTCGACAGCTGCATATCACCCCCAGGGAGGGGTTTATGCAAGCCCAGTGAGCTCCAGCTACTCGATATCCCGGGATGAGACATCGCACAATGCAGCGGATGCCGATCTGCGGAGACGTACCTGGCATCCATCCACGTACTCCACCGTCTCACGGCCTGCTACTAGTGGATACGGGAACTACCAGCCTACTGAGACATTGCCGCACTCTTACGGCGCCAATACACAGGACGAACAACCGCCGCGTCTGCCGGGAATTGAGAGCTTTGATAAGGTTGTCTCGCGGCCTCTCACTCCACCGGTGCGCCGGCCAAGTCCGATGCACCTTGATAACGGCAATAAGCCGCCACCTAACTATACCTTTGGGGGAGGATTCAACTATAACAAGCCGTCAGTTCGGCCACCTCCCCCGATTTCTGGTCCTGGACATCGCCGGGGTCACGTTTCCTGGGACATGTCATTGCACACGAATTTGACTGGATTGCATATCCGGGACAAGCCCCTCCATAAAGACGCATCACACTGGAGCCAGCAAACTATAGCCGAACTTCATAATGTTGGTTCTCGCCCGTCTTCATCCTACCATCCACAGCAACAATACCAGGATTACCGCGGACATCATTCTCGTGGCCCAAGTTACAGCAGCACCATTCATGCTACTCGAACATCCCCGGAGGATTCAAGCAGTAGTGAAGGAGTTCATACCCCATCAACGGCATCTCTTGAGTACCACCCTGCCATTGTGCACAACAACGGGTACATCGAGCCGCATCATACCCCATTCTCATCCGATACGTCTCAAACA GCATCACAGTCCGATGGGTACCACAGTAAGCCTAAACCCGGAACTGACTTCTTCAACAATAACCATCCGTCGAGCAGAGAGTCCGGTATGGGTAGGCTCGAGGCTCTAGTTGCTGTTGCAACCAGTGAGAATAAGGGGTCTGCAAAGTTGTTTGCATGA
- a CDS encoding uncharacterized protein (predicted protein) translates to MRTSLRTNFLTSSLGLGPCCGLHRHHLHKDGERSTFNLLLRGLWITTGPIQIVPANTSGSEGSVETGSVRHCNGWIVVSVMGFEFKIVLKIEVYWIGCEKVSTGDTHFLLGI, encoded by the exons ATGCGCACCAGCCTCCGCACCAACTTTCTGACCAGCTCTCTCGGCCTT GGACCTTGTTGCGGGCTACATCGGCATCATCTACATAAG gatggagaaagaagtaCGTTTAATCTCTTGCTTCGCGGCCTTTGGATCACCACCGGCCCGATACAGATAGTACCCGCCAACACCAGCGGCAGCGAGGGCAGCGTAGAGACCGGTTCTGTTCGACATTGTAACGGATGGATTGTAGTTTCTGTGATGGGATTCGAGTTCAAGATTGTTTTGAAAATTGAAGTCTATTGGATTGGGTGTGAGAAG GTTTCCACTGGGGATACACACTTCC TTCTTGGGATCTAA
- a CDS encoding DNA replication factor Cdt1 C-terminal domain-containing protein (predicted protein) produces the protein MPRTSTRQAHLPRGQTGIQSFARTTKPGLRSAADGKQAVASLPVSPSKKRKLNELENVDCNSPRIQEKGEPTTEALTPSKSLRIKELSLSTPRSGHYASPTGTSRTAVTGEISAIPTSPSKRARGKATSRSCAAVLHVRPTCVNDLIKLHSAFLKAITFHHAHHGSVTPADLREFLPCVERLWKKRKVVVKDVQRLLWIWEQDSEATGLNFRIANYGLGKICLERVRREQWVIDDNELQEQFEQIVDLLWEKALDAADGDESQVDFIATLGVSSIHESLTPFTNFRKGQQRLQDLKGGVIKMKTEKLKAAPVAESPEKTPNATNARRTGLLDRIRSKALRQSKLPPPPSKEMLLRRAAVERIEEVAGVLALLRPAGYVGSGPKATVAAQRKPFRLEMIVQNVQDSSKNPISEKEVEICVEVLARPDIAGQWVDFVTVNHIKSVVLKSSADINLKDIGAKVRELKFGEDEPASASNP, from the coding sequence ATGCCGCGCACTTCTACCCGACAAGCCCACCTTCCCCGAGGACAGACCGGCATCCAAAGTTTCGCAAGAACGACCAAGCCCGGTCTCAGATCAGCCGCAGATGGCAAGCAGGCCGTCGCCAGTCTTCCGGTCTCGCCTTCCAAGAAACGGAAACTGAACGAACTCGAGAACGTAGACTGCAATAGCCCGCGGattcaagaaaagggggaaCCCACGACCGAAGCGCTTACGCCCTCCAAATCTCTCCGGATCAAGGAACTGTCGTTATCGACTCCCCGAAGTGGCCACTATGCATCTCCTACCGGTACTTCGCGGACTGCTGTCACCGGGGAAATTTCTGCGATCCCAACTTCGCCGTCGAAGCGTGCTAGGGGTAAGGCTACATCGCGGTCTTGCGCGGCAGTTCTCCATGTGCGTCCCACTTGTGTGAACGATTTGATTAAGTTGCACTCGGCTTTTCTTAAGGCCATCACGTTTCACCATGCGCATCACGGTTCGGTTACTCCCGCAGACTTGAGGGAGTTTCTTCCTTGTGTTGAGCGGTTGtggaagaagcggaaggtCGTGGTGAAGGATGTGCAACGGTTACTATGGATTTGGGAGCAAGACTCGGAAGCCACCGGGCTCAACTTTCGAATTGCTAATTATGGATTGGGAAAGATTTGTTTGGAGCGTGTGCGTCGGGAGCAGTGGGTAATCGACGACAATGAATTGCAAGAACAGTTTGAGCAAATTGTGGATTTGCTCTGGGAGAAGGCTCTGGATGCcgctgatggcgatgaaaGCCAGGTGGACTTTATCGCGACGCTGGGCGTTTCGTCCATCCACGAGTCATTGACACCATTCACGAACTTCCGAAAAGGCCAGCAGCGGTTGCAGGATTTAAAGGGCGGGGTAATCAAAATGAAAACGGAGAAGCTTAAAGCAGCGCCGGTGGCAGAGTCGCCTGAGAAAACACCTAATGCGACGAACGCTCGTCGCACAGGACTTCTGGATCGGATCAGGAGCAAGGCCCTTCGTCAGTCGAAATTACCGCCCCCGCCATCGAAGGAGATGCTGCTTCGTCGTGCTGCTGTTGAACGCATTGAGGAAGTCGCTGGTGTGCTGGCTTTGCTGAGGCCAGCTGGTTATGTGGGTAGTGGCCCAAAAGCTACTGTGGCTGCCCAGAGGAAGCCGTTTCGCCTAGAGATGATCGTACAGAACGTTCAGGACTCATCGAAGAATCCTATTTCAGAGAAAGAGGTGGAAATCTGCGTCGAAGTGCTGGCTCGGCCCGACATTGCTGGACAATGGGTCGATTTCGTCACCGTGAATCATATCAAATCGGTGGTTCTGAAATCCTCCGCGGATATCAACCTCAAGGATATCGGTGCGAAGGTGCGTGAACTGAAGTTCGGCGAGGACGAGCCTGCTTCAGCCTCGAACCCCTAA
- a CDS encoding mismatch repair ATPase MSH2 (mismatch repair ATPase MSH2 (MutS family)), whose translation MSSRPELKVDDEVGFIRFYRSLAANSNDETIRVFDRGDWYSAHGAEAEFIARTVYKTTSILRNLGRSDSGGLPSVTMSVTVFRNFLREALFRLNKRIEIWGSVGTGKGHWKLVKQASPGNLQDVEEELGSVGGLSMDSAPIILAVKISAKAAEARSVGVCFADASVRELGVSEFLDNDIYSNFESLIIQLGVKECLVQMDANKKDVELGKIRAIADSCGIAISERPVADYGVKDIEQDLTRLLRDERSAGTLPQTELKLAMGSASALIKYLGVMTDPTNFGQYQLYQHDLSQFMKLDSSALRALNLMPGPRDGSKSMSLFGLLNHCKTPVGSRLLAQWLKQPLMDLAEIEKRQQLVEAFVVNTELRQTMQEEHLRSIPDLYRLAKRFQRKQANLEDVVRVYQVAIRLPGFVNSLENVMDEEYQTPLETEYTSNLRSHSDSLAKLEEMVETTVDLDALENHEFIIKPEFDESLRIIRKKLDKLRHDMGVEHRRVARDLDQDIEKKLFLENHRVHGWCFRLTRNESGCIRNKREYQECSTQKNGVYFTTSTMQTLRREHDQLSSNYNRTQTGLVNEVVNVAASYCPVLERLAGVIAHLDVIVSFAHASVHAPTPYARPKMHPRGTGNTVLKEARHPCMEMQDDISFITNDVALVRDESSFLIITGPNMGGKSTYIRQIGVIALMAQTGCFVPCTEAELTIFDCILARVGASDSQLKGVSTFMAEMLETSNILKSATSESLIIIDELGRGTSTYDGFGLAWAISEHIVTEIRCFGLFATHFHELTALADRYPKSVKNLHVVAFIGDGTDDDSEDKKSKRNQVTLLYRVEPGICDQSFGIHVAELVRFPEKVVNMARQKAEELEDFTSSEQQDQQSSMAIDKYSQEEVEEGSALLKAMLLKWKSETESSGKELTVEEKRQIMRDLVKADEKLQANKVFQGIKAL comes from the exons ATGTCTTCTCGTCCAGAACTTAAG GTTGACGACGAAGTCGGCTTCATTCGTTTTTACCGTTCCCTCGCAGCAAATAGCAACGATGAAACTATTCGCGTTTTCGACCGCGGTGACTGGTACTCTGCCCATGGCGCCGAAGCAGAGTTCATCGCTCGCACTGTGTACAAGACCACCTCTATACTCCGCAATCTAGGTCGCAGCGACTCAGGAGGCCTTCCCTCCGTCACCATGAGTGTCACCGTCTTCCGTAACTTTCTCCGCGAAGCTCTCTTCCGACTCAACAAGCGCATTGAAATCTGGGGCTCAGTCGGAACGGGCAAGGGTCATTGGAAGCTGGTAAAGCAAGCTAGCCCGGGAAACCTCcaagatgtggaagaagagttgGGCAGCGTTGGTGGATTATCCATGGACTCGGCTCCAATTATCCTAGCAGTGAAGATCTCGGCCAAGGCCGCAGAGGCTAGGAGTGTGGGAGTGTGCTTTGCGGACGCAAGTGTACGGGAACTCGGTGTTAGCGAGTTTCTGGATAACGATATCTATTCCAACTTTGAGTCGCTTATTATCCAACTCGGGGTGAAGGAGTGTTTGGTGCAGATGGATGCTAATAAGAAGGATGTTGAGCTGGGAAAGATTCGGGCTATTGCGGATAGTTGTGGGATCGCTATCTCCGAGAGGCCGGTGGCTGATTATGGtgtcaaggatattgagcaGGATCTGACGAGGTTGTTGAGGGATGAACGGTCGGCTGGTACGCTGCCGCAGACGGAGCTAAAGCTTGCGATGGGCTCGGCGTCTGCGTTGATCAAGTACCTTGGGGTTATGACGGATCCTACAAACTTCGGCCAGTACCAGCTCTATCAGCATGATTTGTCGCAGTTTATGAAGTTGGATTCGTCGGCGCTGCGTGCTCTTAACCTTATGCCTGGTCCGCGGGACGGATCGAAGTCTATgagtttgtttggtttgttgaATCACTGCAAGACCCCTGTTGGTAGCCGGTTGCTTGCGCAGTGGCTGAAACAGCCGTTGATGGATCTGGCGGAGATCGAGAAGAGACAGCAGCTTGTTGAGGCGTTTGTTGTTAACACGGAGCTCAGACAGACTATGCAGGAGGAGCATCTTCGCTCCATACCGGATCTGTATAGACTAGCGAAGCGGTTCCAGCGCAAACAGGCAAACTTGGAAGACGTTGTGCGGGTGTACCAGGTTGCTATTCGTTTGCCTGGTTTTGTCAACTCTCTCGAGAATGTTATGGATGAAGAGTATCAGACGCCCCTGGAGACGGAGTATACTTCCAACCTCCGGAGTCACTCTGATAGCTTAGCGAaactggaggagatggttgaGACTACGGTTGACCTTGATGCGCTGGAGAACCACGagttcatcatcaagccTGAGTTTGACGAGAGTCTGCGGATCATCAGGAAGAAGCTGGACAAGCTCCGTCATGATATGGGCGTTGAGCACCGCAGGGTAGCTCGGGACCTTGACCAagatattgagaagaagtTGTTCCTGGAGAACCACAGGGTGCACGGATGGTGCTTCCGACTTACTCGCAACGAGTCGGGATGCATCCGCAATAAGAGAGAGTACCAGGAATGTTCTACACAGAAGAACGGTGTCTACTTCACTACGTCGACTATGCAAACCTTGCGCCGGGAGCATGATCAACTGTCCTCGAACTACAATAGAACTCAGACCGGCCTGGTGAATGAGGTCGTTAACGTTGCCGCGTCCTACTGTCCTGTTTTGGAACGACTTGCCGGTGTCATAGCACACCTCGATGTCATTGTAAGCTTCGCTCATGCTTCTGTTCATGCGCCGACCCCCTATGCTCGGCCCAAGATGCACCCACGAGGCACCGGAAACACAGTTCTCAAGGAAGCGCGCCACCCCTGTATGGAAATGCAGGATGATATTTCATTCATTACTAATGATGTGGCTTTGGTCCGAGACGAgtcctccttcctcatcattaCTGGTCCTAACATGGGAGGTAAATCGACTTATATTCGCCAAATTGGTGTTATCGCTCTCATGGCTCAGACGGGCTGCTTTGTGCCTTGTACAGAAGCAGAATTGACCATCTTTGACTGTATCCTTGCACGTGTTGGTGCAAGTGATTCACAGCTCAAGGGAGTTTCCACTTTCATGGCTGAGATGCTCGAAAcatccaacatcctcaagtCGGCAACGTCCGAGTCTCTTATCATCATCGACGAGCTTGGGCGCGGTACAAGCACGTATGACGGATTCGGCCTAGCATGGGCCATCTCTGAACACATCGTCACAGAGATTCGTTGCTTCGGCCTTTTCGCTACTCACTTCCATGAATTGACAGCTCTCGCCGATCGATACCCCAAGTCTGTCAAGAACCTGCACGTAGTCGCCTTCATCGGCGATGGTACTGATGATGACAGTGAAGATAAGAAGTCCAAGCGGAACCAGGTCACTCTTCTGTACCGGGTCGAACCTGGCATTTGTGACCAGTCATTCGGTATCCACGTTGCCGAATTGGTCCGCTTCCCGGAGAAGGTGGTCAACATGGCCCGCCAGAAGGcagaggaacttgaagactTTACTTCATCCGAACAGCAAGACCAGCAGTCATCCATGGCGATCGATAAATACTCgcaggaagaagttgaggagggCAGTGCCCTTCTCAAAGCGATGCTGCTGAAATGGAAGTCGGAGACCGAGTCCTCTGGTAAGGAGTTGAcagtggaagagaagcgacAGATCATGCGTGATCTCGTCAAAGCAGATGAGAAGCTGCAAGCAAACAAGGTCTTCCAGGGTATCAAGGCTTTATAG
- a CDS encoding phosphatidylinositol N-acetylglucosaminyltransferase (N-acetylglucosaminyltransferase complex, subunit PIG-Q/GPI1, required for phosphatidylinositol biosynthesis), producing MSDGLLRVFWPYDLPRTPSQGVIIGWKNSELDLFVLTVLEDVEPRNVDNALRAGILFRNSPHPIVRIFTLCGRSAMHVLGTTNPREPPTAFNPSHLYVNTHPSYKIPRIYCPPETNVSVQVIMFHRPHPTRMEYMSLEPISLALGDKVSTADKSDSVSDKIDTEEERDKAQSQKLVEKLKLHTVVKHVPSHKEQALPLIINQVNCAYEMGKLMEKNSHLIGIRVKRSMSVGERVVESATTLWDLFVLGVSYVFWQWVWPVVTRIFVIGLVFHRTIAEIVLQILEWRARPDAAALKDISATAQQVDIRLQQFCYWPIQYVKLRQRKDNWESVTTSHPDYIRFYNSLWLVANDVIIGIALGSYIIDNANWVALQINSILTGWTVEGLQRTISWLMDWPAGLKLNNELAAFLGDLFLWVIENWAAFIANLQPYLPHVIYVVGCSSFAGASMPIALFSDLVSILTVHIYSFYIASARIFNWQLTIIISLFHLFRGKKRNVLRNRIDSCDYDLDQLLIGTILFTVLFFLLPTIIVFYLAFATARMSIISVKAALDTCLAFLNHFPLFALMLRVKDSRRLPGGVHFELREEHDKSSNTDSASTVPYIHLESIPLTLRAMFDQYFQLGHRLRKHYLSPRVIFCLVTGRFVPPIHRRNLYSMQYSMLPARRAGMAEVWSLLTQPRKANSGSGGSSTMVGGMGATANGLLKVPNGFGQGDMRRRGHR from the exons ATGAGCGATGGATTGTTGCGGGTATTTTGGCCATACGACCTCCCTCGGACGCCGTCACAGGGCGTGATTATCGGGTGGAAGAATTCGGAGCTCGACTTGTTCGTGTTGAcggtcttggaggatgtggag CCTCGGAATGTCGACAATGCCCTGCGTGCTGGGATCCTTTTTCGCAACAGCCCCCATCCGATTGTGAGGATATTTACGCTTTGTGGCAGATCTGCCATGCATGTGCTTGGTACGACCAATCCGCGAGAGCCACCGACAGCGTTTAACCCGTCGCACCTGTATGTGAATACGCATCCGTCGTATAAGATTCCTAGGATATATTGTCCGCCGGAGACGAATGTGTCTGTTCAGGTTATCATGTTTCATCGCCCCCATCCTACCCGAATGGAGTATATGTCGCTAGAGCCGATTTCCCTTGCTCTTGGCGACAAGGTGTCTACTGCGGACAAATCCGATTCGGTATCCGACAAGATTGATACAGAGGAGGAACGAGATAAGGCTCAGTCTCAGAAGTTGGTTGAAAAACTTAAGCTTCATACTGTTGTTAAGCATGTCCCGTCGCACAAAGAGCAGGCACTACCCCTCATAATCAACCAAGTAAACTGCGCCTACGAGATGGGAAAGCTcatggaaaagaatagtCACCTGATCGGGATTCGGGTCAAGAGGAGTATGAGCGTTGGTGAGCGAGTTGTCGAATCTGCAACGACGCTGTGGGATCTTTTTGTCCTTGGTGTCTCTTATGTGTTCTGGCAATGGGTTTGGCCTGTTGTCACTCGGATCTTCGTCATCGGTCTTGTATTCCATCGGACAATTGCTGAGATAGTACTCCAAATTCTAGAGTGGCGCGCTCGGCCCGATGCAGCAGCTTTGAAGGACATATCAGCAACGGCCCAACAAGTTGACATTCGGCTCCAACAATTCTGCTATTGGCCCATTCAATACGTCAAGCTGCGACAGAGGAAGGATAATTGGGAGAGTGTGACTACTAGCCATCCGGACTATATTCGGTTCTACAACAGTCTATGGCTTGTCGCGAATGACGTGATTATCGGTATAGCGTTGGGTTCCTACATCATTGATAATGCGAACTGGGTTGCTCTGCAGATCAACTCTATTCTTACTGGCTGGACTGTGGAAGGCTTGCAACGTACCATCTCCTGGCTCATGGATTGGCCAGCAGGCTTGAAGCTGAATAACGAGCTCGCTGCTTTTCTGGGCGATCTGTTTCTGTGGGTAATAGAGAATTGGGCTG CTTTCATTGCAAACCTACAGCCTTATCTTCCTCACGTTATATATGTCGTCGGGTGTTCTAGCTTCGCGGGCGCCAGCATGCCCATTGCGCTCTTCTCAGATCTTGTGTCTATACTGACCGTGCACATATACTCGTTTTATATCGCCTCGGCGCGCATCTTCAACTGGCAGCTGACTATTATCATATCGCTATTCCACCTGTTCCGTGGTAAGAAGCGGAATGTGCTACGCAATCGTATAGATTCATGCGATTATGATCTAGATCAACTCCTGATTGGGACAATCCTTTTTACGGtactcttctttcttctaccAACCATCATCGTTTTCTACCTGGCTTTTGCAACCGCTCGGATGTCAATCATCTCGGTGAAAGCGGCGCTTGATACATGTCTTGCATTCTTGAACCACTTTCCACTCTTCGCCTTGATGCTGCGGGTCAAAGATTCCCGGCGACTGCCAG GCGGCGTTCACTTTGAGCTCCGCGAAGAGCACGATAAGTCATCAAACACCGACTCGGCTTCCACAGTACCCTACATCCATCTCGAG TCGATACCCCTGACTCTTCGCGCCATGTTCGATCAGTACTTCCAACTAGGTCACCGCCTCCGGAAGCATTATCTCTCGCCGCGTGTGATCTTCTGCCTCGTAACCGGGCGCTTCGTGCCTCCAATCCACCGCCGCAATCTCTACAGCATGCAATATAGCATGCTTCCTGCTCGTCGGGCCGGAATGGCCGAGGTGTGGTCCTTGTTGACCCAGCCTCGTAAAGCGAATAGTGGCAGTGGTGGTTCCTCTACGATGGTCGGAGGAATGGGTGCAACAGCGAATGGGTTACTCAAGGTTCCGAACGGTTTCGGTCAGGGTGATATGAGGAGACGAGGACATCGGTGA